One Gordonia sp. SID5947 genomic region harbors:
- a CDS encoding 6-phosphofructokinase translates to MAKRFGILTSGGDCPGLNAVIRGAVLKGETVYGHEFVGFKDGWHGLVYGDILELDRAHVRGLSHEGGTILGTSRFGPYQEPDGGPDAIKKVLKNLGIDGVIAIGGEGTASASKRLYEDGINIVGVPKTIDNDLDATDYTFGFNTAVEIATEAIDRLRTTGNSHKRCMVLEVMGRHAGWIALYSGIAGGAHAILIPEQPESLDQVCAWVTSVKNRGRAPMVVVAEGFKLPDMDQAYSDKGLDGFNRPRLGGIGEVLAPLIQERTGIETRSTVLGHIQRGGVPTAFDRVLATRLGMAVTDLCADKGWGKMVALRGTDIVHVDFADALANEKAVPSAQYQEIRVIFG, encoded by the coding sequence ATGGCCAAGAGGTTCGGCATTCTCACCAGCGGCGGCGACTGTCCCGGACTGAACGCGGTGATCCGCGGTGCGGTGCTCAAGGGTGAAACCGTCTATGGCCATGAGTTCGTCGGCTTCAAGGACGGTTGGCACGGCCTCGTCTACGGCGACATCCTCGAATTGGACCGCGCTCATGTCCGTGGTCTTTCGCACGAGGGCGGAACGATCCTGGGCACCAGTCGTTTCGGTCCGTATCAGGAACCCGACGGTGGACCGGACGCCATCAAGAAGGTGCTGAAGAACCTAGGCATCGACGGCGTCATCGCGATCGGGGGTGAGGGCACCGCGTCGGCATCGAAGAGGCTCTACGAGGACGGCATCAACATCGTCGGGGTACCGAAGACGATCGACAACGACCTCGATGCGACCGACTACACCTTCGGCTTCAACACCGCGGTGGAGATCGCCACCGAGGCCATCGACCGCCTCCGCACGACCGGCAACTCCCACAAGCGCTGCATGGTCTTGGAGGTGATGGGCCGTCATGCGGGGTGGATCGCCCTCTATTCGGGCATCGCGGGCGGTGCGCACGCGATCCTGATCCCGGAGCAGCCGGAGAGTCTCGACCAGGTCTGTGCGTGGGTGACCAGTGTCAAGAACCGTGGACGTGCACCGATGGTGGTGGTCGCGGAGGGGTTCAAGCTGCCCGATATGGATCAGGCCTACTCCGACAAGGGTCTCGACGGCTTCAACCGGCCCCGTTTGGGCGGCATCGGCGAGGTGCTGGCACCTCTGATCCAGGAACGCACCGGAATCGAGACCCGGTCCACGGTGCTCGGCCACATCCAGCGGGGCGGCGTTCCGACCGCCTTTGACCGCGTGCTGGCGACCCGACTCGGCATGGCGGTCACCGATCTCTGCGCCGACAAGGGCTGGGGCAAGATGGTCGCGCTCCGCGGCACCGACATCGTGCACGTCGACTTCGCCGATGCCCTCGCCAACGAGAAGGCGGTGCCGTCCGCCCAGTATCAGGAGATCCGCGTCATCTTCGGGTGA
- a CDS encoding amino acid-binding protein, translated as MAGVSYLLRVYLQDRPGSLGLLAVQLGSVGADILSLEVVERGDGYAVDDLVVEVSPGSLPDALITAAEKVKGVRVDSIRPYSGVLDTHRELELVDQVATVGRDRLQVLVDNAPRVLRVSWAMVVTGASGGVLQLFGSSGAPETPLTHVDWLPLRDAAQLDGEGDWVPDAWKEMDTRMAAAPLGNGDKAILLGRIGGPDFRPSEVARLGYLAGIVGTVLRADS; from the coding sequence ATGGCGGGCGTGTCTTACCTGCTGCGGGTGTACCTCCAGGACCGGCCGGGCAGTCTCGGACTGCTCGCGGTCCAGTTGGGTTCGGTGGGAGCCGACATCCTCTCGCTCGAGGTGGTGGAACGCGGCGACGGATATGCCGTCGACGACCTCGTGGTCGAGGTGTCCCCTGGCTCTCTGCCCGACGCCCTGATCACGGCCGCCGAGAAGGTCAAGGGTGTCCGTGTGGACTCGATCCGCCCCTACTCGGGTGTCCTCGACACCCATCGGGAACTCGAACTCGTGGACCAGGTCGCGACGGTCGGCCGCGACCGTCTGCAGGTTCTCGTCGACAACGCACCGCGCGTGTTGCGCGTCTCGTGGGCCATGGTGGTGACGGGTGCCAGTGGCGGTGTCCTGCAATTGTTCGGCAGTTCCGGCGCTCCGGAGACCCCGCTGACCCATGTCGACTGGTTGCCGTTGCGCGACGCCGCACAGCTCGACGGCGAAGGCGATTGGGTTCCCGATGCGTGGAAGGAGATGGACACCCGCATGGCGGCGGCCCCACTCGGCAACGGGGACAAGGCGATTCTGCTCGGCCGCATCGGTGGTCCCGATTTCCGCCCGTCGGAGGTGGCTCGTCTCGGCTATCTCGCCGGGATCGTGGGCACGGTGCTGCGCGCGGACAGTTGA
- a CDS encoding response regulator transcription factor, with translation MALTVVVVDDQAMVRQGFSALLAAQSDISVLGDAADGVEAVELCARVRPDVVLMDVRMPRKDGLRAAEEILRSASRPTDGTPTRVLMLTTFDIDDYVYEALRIGASGFMLKDAPADELVRAVRVVAAGEALLAPSITRRLIAEVTSRRARAPRNAAVEHLTPREREVLELVSDGKSNGEIAGDLFVSEQTVKTHVSSVLGKLGLRDRAQAVVFAYENGLK, from the coding sequence GTGGCTCTCACCGTGGTGGTCGTCGACGACCAGGCGATGGTGCGTCAGGGTTTCTCCGCCCTGCTCGCCGCGCAATCCGACATCTCGGTTCTCGGCGACGCCGCCGACGGCGTGGAAGCCGTCGAACTCTGTGCGCGCGTGCGGCCGGACGTGGTCCTGATGGATGTCCGGATGCCGCGAAAAGACGGCCTACGCGCCGCCGAGGAGATCCTGCGATCCGCATCGCGGCCCACCGACGGGACCCCCACCCGCGTGCTCATGTTGACCACTTTCGACATCGACGACTACGTCTACGAGGCGTTGCGCATCGGTGCGTCGGGTTTCATGCTCAAAGACGCCCCGGCCGACGAACTGGTACGGGCGGTGCGTGTGGTCGCGGCGGGCGAGGCCTTGCTCGCGCCCTCGATCACCCGACGACTCATCGCGGAGGTGACCTCACGCCGGGCGCGGGCGCCGCGCAACGCCGCCGTCGAACACCTCACGCCGCGAGAGCGAGAGGTCCTGGAACTGGTCTCGGACGGCAAGTCGAACGGCGAGATCGCCGGTGACCTGTTTGTCTCCGAGCAGACGGTGAAGACGCATGTCAGCAGCGTGCTGGGCAAACTGGGCCTGCGCGACCGGGCACAAGCGGTGGTGTTCGCCTACGAGAACGGGCTCAAGTGA
- a CDS encoding histidine kinase translates to MFRRTKSLIGTAGTAAVREIRGLPAAQDPAVRRYFASRANWFFLAAAVVLYSVSWPTLPITHSVPPYAMPVVAAFAAFPVALAWSAPLIGWAVSVVSAQMIGILVPTVDGWQWSIQVTHLIALLVLTFFAYVRCSLRWIPVIWVCTAIVFAIAAPPGARAGWVFGLTFLAVVVALMRFLTRSRRQLAESAEQTQLVESQKAILQERTRIARDLHDVVAHRMSVVVVMAQTARYRLADVSDEAAAEFEAIAVSARTSLDEVRQLLGVLRTDGEVLSTPNPGLGDLGGLVMQTRMTGAVVDLSASVEPNSIGEASSLVIYRIVQESLANATRHAPGARIEVRIAPVGDGTTEIEVRNSVPTSEPVRLPGPGTGIPGMIERAAAVGGVLTTEPTDDGGFVVRAVIPDHGGQTVGVSASTFHASA, encoded by the coding sequence ATGTTCCGACGAACGAAGTCGTTGATCGGCACTGCCGGGACGGCGGCGGTGCGTGAGATCCGGGGTCTGCCGGCCGCCCAGGACCCGGCGGTCCGCCGGTACTTCGCGTCGCGCGCCAACTGGTTCTTCCTCGCGGCCGCCGTGGTCCTCTACTCGGTTTCGTGGCCGACGCTGCCGATCACCCACTCGGTGCCGCCCTATGCGATGCCGGTGGTCGCGGCATTCGCGGCCTTCCCGGTGGCGCTCGCGTGGTCGGCGCCGCTGATCGGATGGGCCGTCTCGGTGGTGTCGGCACAGATGATCGGCATCCTGGTGCCGACCGTCGACGGGTGGCAGTGGTCGATTCAGGTGACCCACCTGATCGCGTTGCTGGTACTGACGTTCTTCGCTTACGTCCGTTGTTCGTTGCGATGGATTCCCGTCATCTGGGTCTGCACCGCCATCGTCTTCGCGATCGCGGCGCCGCCGGGGGCCCGGGCCGGATGGGTGTTCGGTCTCACGTTCCTCGCGGTGGTGGTTGCCCTGATGCGCTTTCTCACCCGCTCGCGCCGCCAGCTCGCCGAGAGTGCCGAACAGACGCAGCTCGTGGAATCCCAGAAGGCGATCCTGCAAGAACGGACGCGAATTGCGCGGGACCTCCATGATGTTGTGGCACACCGGATGTCGGTGGTCGTGGTGATGGCGCAGACCGCGCGGTACCGACTCGCGGACGTGAGCGACGAGGCCGCGGCGGAGTTCGAGGCGATCGCGGTATCCGCACGTACATCCCTCGACGAGGTGCGTCAGTTGCTCGGTGTGCTCCGCACGGACGGCGAAGTGCTGTCGACGCCGAACCCTGGCCTCGGTGACCTCGGCGGGTTGGTGATGCAGACGAGGATGACGGGCGCCGTCGTCGACCTGTCCGCCTCGGTCGAACCGAACAGCATCGGTGAGGCGTCCAGCCTGGTCATCTACCGCATCGTGCAGGAGAGTCTGGCCAACGCCACCCGACACGCACCGGGCGCCCGGATCGAGGTGCGGATCGCACCCGTCGGTGACGGGACCACCGAGATCGAGGTACGCAATTCCGTACCGACGTCGGAACCGGTCCGCCTTCCCGGCCCGGGCACCGGGATCCCCGGCATGATCGAACGAGCCGCCGCGGTAGGAGGAGTTCTGACCACCGAGCCCACCGACGACGGGGGCTTCGTGGTCCGCGCTGTCATTCCCGATCACGGTGGGCAGACCGTCGGTGTCAGTGCGTCGACGTTCCATGCGAGCGCATAG
- a CDS encoding vitamin-B12 independent methionine synthase, translating into MSQPEPALRGGVGTGIGSMPGTDPREAAAVINGELDLAHLVELPNRGAGADMIGRMAAVLVDLPMDAGTWGYRLAARGSAISRRSRDFLRADLDAVEELWDTAGFRGTRRPFKIQVCGPFTVSASVELRAGHKVLRDRGAWHDVVASTAEGLRELVGDVTRRLGADVVVQLDEPMIGQVIDGAVRPLTRFDTIPAVPVADVAESLRGVVEQIGRPTIVHSCAAPRWDLIDRLRGVAWSLDVTSPTTADLDGIGSLIDRGDVLVAGVVPTLGDRDLRAEIVATRLAALTDRIGLDRKVLSQNVIVSPTCGLSGATPAWARTALGLCAAAGELLAADPTAL; encoded by the coding sequence GTGAGTCAACCGGAACCCGCGCTGCGCGGCGGCGTCGGAACCGGCATCGGTTCGATGCCGGGAACCGACCCGCGTGAGGCTGCCGCGGTCATCAACGGCGAACTGGACCTCGCCCACCTCGTCGAACTACCGAACCGGGGTGCCGGCGCCGACATGATCGGTCGGATGGCGGCTGTCCTCGTCGATCTGCCGATGGATGCCGGGACCTGGGGCTACCGGCTCGCGGCTCGCGGGTCGGCGATCTCGCGCCGCTCGCGGGACTTTCTGCGCGCCGATCTCGACGCCGTCGAAGAACTCTGGGACACAGCAGGTTTCCGCGGGACACGGCGTCCGTTCAAGATCCAGGTCTGCGGTCCCTTCACGGTGTCGGCCTCGGTGGAACTGCGTGCCGGACACAAGGTGTTGCGCGACCGCGGAGCGTGGCACGACGTGGTGGCCTCCACGGCGGAGGGGTTGCGCGAACTCGTCGGCGATGTCACCCGGCGGCTGGGGGCCGACGTGGTGGTGCAGCTCGACGAGCCGATGATCGGGCAGGTCATCGACGGAGCGGTCCGGCCCCTGACGCGTTTCGACACCATTCCTGCCGTGCCGGTGGCCGACGTCGCCGAGTCCCTGCGGGGGGTGGTCGAGCAGATCGGCCGTCCGACGATCGTGCACAGCTGTGCGGCGCCGCGCTGGGATCTCATCGACCGTCTCCGGGGCGTCGCCTGGTCGCTCGACGTGACCTCGCCCACCACCGCGGACCTCGACGGCATCGGCTCGCTGATCGACCGTGGTGACGTGCTGGTGGCCGGGGTGGTGCCCACCCTGGGCGACCGGGATCTACGCGCGGAGATCGTCGCCACGCGGCTCGCGGCGCTGACCGACCGGATCGGTCTTGACCGGAAAGTGTTGTCGCAGAATGTGATCGTCAGCCCGACCTGCGGTCTGTCCGGCGCCACTCCGGCGTGGGCGAGGACTGCGCTCGGCCTCTGCGCGGCCGCCGGCGAGTTGCTGGCAGCAGATCCGACAGCGCTGTAG
- a CDS encoding MmcQ/YjbR family DNA-binding protein, with product MPHPIMFDDADPVLARVRGIALALPDTTEVIAHGRPTFRCGKMFGNYGGSVKATKVRHDRSLLFIPEESERPALLDDPRFFLPAYLGPYGWLGLVLDETSDWTEVGELLDASYRQIAPKRSIAKLSTPD from the coding sequence ATGCCGCACCCGATCATGTTCGACGACGCGGATCCCGTCCTCGCCCGCGTACGGGGGATCGCCTTGGCCCTACCCGATACCACCGAGGTGATCGCCCACGGCCGGCCGACATTCCGGTGCGGCAAGATGTTCGGCAACTACGGCGGCAGCGTCAAGGCCACCAAGGTGCGCCACGACCGGTCCCTCCTGTTCATCCCGGAGGAGTCCGAACGTCCGGCACTGCTCGACGACCCGCGGTTCTTCTTGCCCGCGTATCTGGGACCGTACGGATGGCTGGGCCTGGTCCTCGACGAGACATCGGACTGGACAGAGGTCGGCGAACTACTCGACGCCAGCTACCGACAGATCGCACCCAAGCGATCGATCGCCAAGCTGTCGACGCCGGACTGA
- the gatB gene encoding Asp-tRNA(Asn)/Glu-tRNA(Gln) amidotransferase subunit GatB, with amino-acid sequence MTAAATELLDYDQVIADFDPVMGLEVHVELGTVTKMFCGCPTTFGADPNTQVCPVCIGLPGALPVANLKAIESAIRIGLALNCSIRPSSVFARKNYFYPDQPKNYQISQYDEPIAYEGYLEVLLPDGTPWRVEIERAHMEEDTGKSLHVGGSGRIHGASHSLLDYNRAGVPLVEIVTKPIVGAGERAPEVARAYVSALRDLLKALGVSDVRMDQGSLRCDANVSLMRKDAGQFGTRTETKNVNSLKSVEIAVRHEMRRQAAILEAGGEIVQETRHFHEVDGTTSAGRRKETAEDYRYFPEPDLPPVQPDPSWIKELSTTLPEMPWVRRARIQQEWGVSDEVMRDLVNVGAVDLIIETVEAGASPEAARGWWVSFLAQQANTRAVELAELSISPAQVATVIGLVDAGKLTNKLAQQVVVAVLDGEGEPEQVVADRGLEVVRDDSALQKAVDEALAANPDIADKIRGGKVQAAGKIVGDVMKATRGQADPARVKELVIAACS; translated from the coding sequence ATGACTGCCGCTGCCACTGAACTGCTCGACTACGACCAGGTCATCGCGGATTTCGATCCGGTCATGGGCCTCGAGGTGCACGTGGAACTCGGGACCGTGACCAAGATGTTCTGCGGCTGCCCGACCACATTCGGCGCCGATCCCAACACCCAGGTGTGTCCCGTGTGCATCGGTCTGCCCGGCGCGCTGCCGGTGGCCAACCTGAAGGCCATCGAGTCGGCGATCCGGATCGGTTTGGCGCTGAACTGTTCGATCCGGCCATCGAGTGTGTTCGCGCGGAAGAACTACTTCTATCCGGATCAGCCGAAGAACTATCAGATCTCCCAGTACGACGAGCCGATCGCCTATGAGGGGTACCTGGAGGTCCTCCTCCCCGACGGCACGCCCTGGCGCGTCGAGATCGAACGCGCGCACATGGAGGAGGACACCGGCAAGTCACTGCATGTCGGAGGCTCCGGCCGTATCCACGGGGCCAGCCATTCGTTGCTGGACTACAACCGCGCAGGCGTCCCGTTGGTCGAGATCGTGACCAAACCCATCGTCGGAGCGGGCGAGCGGGCACCCGAGGTGGCCCGGGCATACGTGTCGGCCCTGCGCGATCTGCTCAAGGCGCTCGGGGTGTCCGATGTGCGGATGGATCAGGGGTCGCTGCGCTGCGACGCCAACGTGTCGTTGATGCGTAAGGACGCGGGACAGTTCGGCACTCGTACCGAGACCAAGAATGTGAACTCACTCAAGAGCGTCGAGATCGCCGTGCGCCACGAGATGCGCCGTCAGGCGGCGATTCTCGAGGCAGGAGGTGAGATCGTGCAGGAGACCCGGCATTTCCACGAGGTGGACGGCACCACGTCGGCGGGCCGCCGTAAGGAGACCGCCGAGGACTATCGCTACTTCCCGGAGCCCGATCTGCCTCCGGTGCAACCGGATCCGTCATGGATCAAGGAGCTGAGCACCACTCTGCCGGAGATGCCGTGGGTGCGGCGCGCGCGGATTCAACAGGAGTGGGGAGTCTCCGACGAGGTGATGCGTGATCTCGTCAACGTCGGAGCCGTGGACCTCATCATCGAGACCGTCGAAGCGGGGGCGAGCCCGGAGGCCGCCCGCGGGTGGTGGGTCTCGTTCCTTGCACAGCAGGCCAACACCCGGGCTGTCGAACTCGCCGAGCTGTCGATCTCGCCGGCCCAGGTGGCGACCGTCATCGGCCTGGTCGACGCGGGCAAGCTGACCAACAAGCTCGCTCAGCAGGTCGTGGTGGCGGTGCTCGACGGCGAGGGCGAGCCGGAGCAGGTCGTCGCCGATCGCGGGCTCGAGGTGGTCCGCGACGACTCAGCACTCCAAAAGGCGGTCGACGAGGCGCTGGCCGCCAATCCCGACATCGCCGACAAGATCCGTGGCGGCAAGGTACAGGCGGCCGGGAAGATCGTCGGTGACGTCATGAAGGCCACCCGTGGTCAGGCCGATCCGGCGCGTGTGAAGGAGCTCGTGATCGCCGCCTGCTCCTGA
- the gatA gene encoding Asp-tRNA(Asn)/Glu-tRNA(Gln) amidotransferase subunit GatA, which produces MTDASRAAGEITGLSAADLAEKIGTRELSSVEVTQAHLDRIAEIDDRLGAFLHISGAEALVAAKAADDAIAAGDAPSPLAGVPIALKDVFTTVDAPTTCGSRILEGWVSPYDAAVTERLRGAGMPILGKTNMDEFAMGSSTENSAYQVTRNPWNTDKIPGGSGGGSAAALASYQAPLAIGTDTGGSIRQPAAVTATVGVKPTYGTVSRYGLVACASSLDQGGPCGRTVLDTALLHAVIAGHDKRDSTSIDAPVPDVVAAAEFGAQQDLSGVKIGVVTELQGEGYQAGVLDSFRAALQVLTDRGAEVVEVSCPHFSYALGAYYLILPSEVSSNLARFDAMRYGLRVGDDGKHSAEEVMALTRDQGFGPEVKRRIMIGTYALSSGYYDAYYGQAQKVRTLIARDFAEAFEKVDVLVSPTTPTTAFDLGEKVDDPLAMYLFDLCTLPVNLAGVGAMSVPSGLSADDGMPVGLQIMAPALADDRLYRVGGAYEAARGPVS; this is translated from the coding sequence GTGACCGACGCATCACGGGCCGCAGGGGAGATCACCGGCCTCTCGGCTGCCGATCTCGCCGAGAAGATCGGCACCCGCGAGCTGTCCTCGGTCGAGGTCACCCAGGCCCACCTGGACCGGATCGCCGAGATCGACGATCGACTCGGCGCCTTTCTGCACATCAGCGGTGCAGAGGCACTGGTCGCGGCCAAGGCGGCCGATGACGCCATCGCGGCGGGCGACGCGCCGTCGCCGCTCGCCGGCGTCCCGATCGCGCTGAAGGACGTGTTCACCACTGTCGACGCGCCCACCACGTGCGGATCGAGAATCCTCGAAGGCTGGGTCTCCCCGTACGATGCGGCCGTCACAGAGCGACTCCGCGGCGCCGGTATGCCGATTCTCGGCAAGACCAACATGGACGAGTTCGCGATGGGCAGTTCGACGGAGAACTCGGCCTATCAGGTCACCAGAAACCCCTGGAACACCGACAAGATCCCGGGAGGATCCGGTGGGGGCAGTGCGGCGGCGCTCGCGTCGTATCAGGCACCCCTGGCCATCGGCACCGACACCGGCGGCTCGATCCGCCAGCCGGCCGCGGTCACCGCCACGGTCGGCGTGAAGCCGACCTACGGGACCGTGTCGCGCTACGGACTCGTGGCCTGCGCGTCGTCGCTCGACCAGGGTGGCCCCTGTGGGCGGACCGTGCTCGACACGGCGCTGTTGCACGCCGTGATCGCCGGACACGACAAGCGTGACTCGACGTCGATCGACGCGCCCGTGCCAGATGTGGTCGCGGCAGCCGAGTTCGGTGCGCAGCAAGATCTTTCGGGCGTCAAGATCGGTGTGGTCACCGAACTCCAGGGCGAGGGCTACCAAGCGGGCGTGCTGGACTCGTTCCGGGCGGCCCTGCAAGTGCTCACCGACCGTGGCGCCGAGGTCGTCGAGGTGTCGTGCCCGCACTTCAGCTACGCGCTCGGTGCCTACTACCTGATCCTGCCGTCGGAGGTGTCGTCGAATCTCGCGCGTTTCGACGCCATGCGCTACGGGCTCAGGGTCGGCGACGACGGCAAGCACAGTGCCGAAGAGGTCATGGCGTTGACCCGCGACCAGGGTTTCGGTCCGGAGGTCAAGCGCCGCATCATGATCGGCACCTACGCGCTGTCGTCCGGGTACTACGACGCCTACTACGGCCAGGCCCAGAAGGTGCGGACCCTGATCGCCCGTGATTTCGCCGAGGCCTTCGAGAAGGTCGACGTGCTGGTGTCGCCGACCACCCCGACGACGGCATTCGACCTGGGCGAGAAGGTCGATGACCCGCTGGCGATGTATCTGTTCGATCTCTGCACGTTGCCGGTGAACCTGGCCGGTGTCGGTGCGATGTCGGTGCCGTCGGGGCTCTCCGCCGACGACGGGATGCCGGTGGGCCTGCAGATCATGGCGCCGGCGCTCGCCGACGACCGGCTCTACCGCGTGGGTGGCGCCTACGAGGCCGCCCGCGGGCCCGTGAGCTGA
- a CDS encoding alpha/beta-hydrolase family protein: MIAPAPPSGPVRYPRRATIFSPPHPAVSIAASLGAVIALWPCGLPRSGIISGILTALCVGIATTAALVATRRRTVRPAAAVAAVAGAAGVLVCMALVSLSWQNALRTDLGAPLVGVSWLGAAVAPATLLFTAIVSLPRITAMIGATVVAVAAGYLPAAQADPPSPPRTPTGVIYGVDDGASLPDRSRDLADRWVLAGGLDLRAVVIAVPTGSGWVDASAVAGYTNRFAGDVAILAGQYAQVPSWRAFVGDRSAAGRNAIALLDEVIGRTESRPPNRRPQIYLYGQSLGAIGAEDARVWAGAHRPGAVTETLLAGVPGDAVGDQPGPGARRVVLTNASDPIPRWAPSLIWRPSRQPQGTVVIGRPVRHPPWLPLVGFLQTSTDLLGSLDGAPGVGHRYGQEQSSSMSTTSEGSG, translated from the coding sequence ATGATCGCGCCCGCACCCCCATCCGGGCCGGTGCGGTACCCACGACGAGCCACCATCTTCTCCCCTCCCCATCCCGCCGTGTCGATCGCGGCGTCACTGGGCGCGGTGATTGCGCTCTGGCCGTGTGGGCTCCCCCGGTCCGGGATCATCTCGGGCATCCTCACCGCACTGTGTGTGGGAATCGCAACGACCGCAGCACTTGTGGCCACCCGGCGACGCACCGTGCGTCCCGCGGCGGCCGTCGCCGCCGTCGCCGGAGCGGCCGGTGTCCTGGTCTGCATGGCTCTGGTCAGCCTGTCGTGGCAGAACGCGCTCCGCACCGACCTGGGTGCACCGTTGGTCGGCGTGAGCTGGCTGGGCGCAGCCGTGGCCCCTGCCACCCTGCTTTTCACGGCCATCGTGTCGCTGCCCCGGATCACCGCGATGATCGGTGCCACGGTGGTGGCGGTGGCCGCGGGATACCTCCCCGCGGCGCAGGCGGATCCACCGTCACCGCCCCGCACTCCGACCGGTGTGATCTACGGCGTCGACGACGGTGCATCGCTCCCCGATCGCAGTCGAGATCTCGCAGATCGGTGGGTGCTCGCGGGAGGGCTCGACCTCCGGGCCGTGGTGATCGCCGTGCCGACCGGTTCCGGGTGGGTCGATGCCAGCGCGGTGGCGGGTTACACAAACCGATTCGCCGGAGATGTCGCGATTCTCGCCGGTCAGTACGCCCAGGTGCCGTCGTGGCGGGCCTTCGTCGGTGACCGCTCGGCAGCCGGCCGGAACGCGATCGCGCTACTCGACGAAGTGATCGGACGCACCGAGTCGCGGCCGCCGAACCGACGGCCACAGATCTATCTCTACGGACAGAGCCTGGGCGCCATCGGCGCCGAGGACGCCCGGGTCTGGGCCGGCGCGCATCGGCCTGGTGCGGTCACCGAGACGTTGCTTGCCGGGGTTCCCGGCGATGCCGTCGGCGACCAGCCCGGGCCAGGCGCTCGGCGGGTCGTGCTCACGAACGCATCCGATCCGATCCCGCGGTGGGCGCCGTCCCTGATCTGGCGCCCGTCCCGGCAACCGCAGGGCACGGTCGTCATCGGCCGGCCCGTCCGTCACCCGCCGTGGCTACCGCTGGTCGGCTTCCTCCAGACGAGCACCGACCTGCTCGGCTCGCTCGACGGCGCTCCGGGCGTGGGACATCGATACGGTCAGGAGCAGTCGTCGAGTATGTCCACGACGTCTGAGGGGTCCGGGTGA
- a CDS encoding PspC domain-containing protein: protein MTTPEPATTRLMRSRDDAWLGGVCGGIAQRFGWDATLIRVLFVASVLLPGPQVLLYIVLWLVIPREPVAQLPATAAPISYPPSTL, encoded by the coding sequence ATGACCACTCCCGAACCTGCCACCACCCGACTGATGCGGTCTCGCGACGACGCCTGGCTCGGCGGGGTGTGCGGTGGCATCGCCCAGCGCTTCGGCTGGGACGCCACGCTCATCCGCGTCCTGTTCGTCGCGTCGGTCTTGCTGCCCGGACCCCAGGTGCTGCTGTACATCGTGCTCTGGCTCGTCATCCCTCGCGAGCCGGTCGCCCAGCTACCTGCGACGGCGGCCCCGATCAGCTACCCGCCCTCGACCCTCTGA
- the gatC gene encoding Asp-tRNA(Asn)/Glu-tRNA(Gln) amidotransferase subunit GatC encodes MSSGSGSAISREEVAHLARLSRLALTDDELDQYATQLDSILAHVAQVSEVAADDVPGTAHPAALANVLRPDVETPCLTTEQALSGAPAVEQDRFAVPQILGEEQ; translated from the coding sequence ATGTCCAGCGGATCAGGGTCGGCGATCTCTCGGGAGGAGGTCGCGCATCTGGCTCGGCTGTCCCGGCTCGCGCTGACCGACGACGAACTCGACCAGTACGCGACGCAGCTCGATTCGATCCTGGCGCACGTCGCCCAGGTGTCCGAGGTGGCCGCCGACGACGTGCCGGGTACGGCGCACCCGGCCGCGTTGGCAAATGTGCTCCGTCCGGATGTGGAGACGCCCTGCCTGACCACCGAGCAGGCATTGTCGGGCGCACCGGCCGTGGAACAGGACCGGTTCGCGGTCCCGCAGATCCTGGGGGAGGAACAGTGA